The Methanoregula boonei 6A8 genome has a window encoding:
- the clpB gene encoding ATP-dependent chaperone ClpB, with the protein MNFNNFTIKSQEAVSKAIELATAKKNPSVETSHLLKGMLLVDENVIPYLLKKLNVDLNGFTPALDRIIDAYPEVTGGDQHLSSDATKALQKATALSQESGDEFVSLEQILLGILSVDNSTSRLLKENGVKEKDLKTAIGQLRKGETVNNQNAEETYNALEKYARNLNDLARKGKLDPVIGRDEEIRRVLQILSRRTKNNPILIGEPGVGKTAIAEGIAHRIIDEDVPDNLKTKQIFSLDMGALIAGAKFKGEFEERLKSVVKEVTSSDGEIILFIDEIHTLVGAGGGEGAMDAANILKPALSRGELHVIGATTLKEYQKYFEKDKALERRFQPVMVNEPDMQDAISILRGIKEKYETHHHVRIKDEAIIAAVELSQRYISDRFLPDKAIDLIDEAASKLRLEINSKPEELEKIERKIHQLEIEREAIKREKDQQKLKALNEEIGNLTEERNRLNAKWRSEKELVEQIQSRKTEIEDLKFEAERAERNGDLGKVAEIRYGRIPDNEKSMVALKEKLTVLQKDSALVNEEVDAEEIAEVVSRWTGIPVSRMLQSEREKLLSLEAELHKRVVGQDEAIAAVSNAIRRSRAGLQDTKRPIGSFIFLGTTGVGKTELAKALAEFLFNNENSMVRIDMSEYQERHTVSRLIGAPPGYVGYEESGQLTEAVRRKPYSVVLLDEIEKAHPDVFNILLQVLDDGRLTDNKGRTVDFKNTIIIMTSNIGSHLIQENMEKATEKDRDELFERTREQVFDLLKKTIRPEFLNRIDEIIMFKPLTEDEIRTVVEIQLEGVQKMLEKSDVRLTATKKAIRFIAALGFDPQFGARPIKRVIQKNLLNELSKMILEGKVQKDKEIVVDEKGGKLVFGNA; encoded by the coding sequence ATGAACTTCAACAATTTCACCATCAAATCGCAGGAAGCCGTTTCAAAGGCGATAGAATTAGCAACGGCAAAAAAGAACCCGTCTGTCGAGACGTCGCACCTCCTCAAGGGAATGCTCCTGGTTGACGAGAATGTCATCCCGTACCTCCTCAAGAAACTCAATGTGGACCTCAACGGGTTTACTCCTGCGCTCGACCGGATTATCGATGCGTATCCCGAGGTGACCGGCGGGGATCAGCACCTCTCCAGTGATGCCACAAAAGCCCTGCAGAAAGCCACCGCACTTTCCCAGGAGTCCGGGGATGAATTCGTTTCCCTGGAACAGATCCTCCTTGGGATCCTTTCGGTAGACAACAGCACCTCACGGCTGCTCAAAGAGAACGGGGTAAAGGAAAAAGATCTCAAGACTGCCATTGGCCAGTTGCGGAAAGGTGAGACCGTGAACAACCAGAATGCCGAAGAGACCTACAATGCCCTGGAAAAATATGCCCGGAACCTCAACGATCTTGCCCGCAAGGGAAAACTCGATCCGGTGATTGGCCGTGACGAAGAGATCCGCCGGGTACTGCAGATCCTTTCACGGAGAACAAAGAACAACCCGATCCTCATCGGGGAACCCGGGGTGGGAAAGACAGCGATCGCTGAAGGTATCGCCCACCGGATCATCGATGAGGATGTCCCGGATAACCTGAAGACCAAGCAGATCTTTTCCCTTGATATGGGAGCCCTGATCGCCGGGGCCAAGTTCAAGGGAGAATTTGAAGAGCGGCTGAAAAGCGTAGTCAAGGAAGTGACCTCATCTGACGGGGAAATTATCCTCTTCATCGACGAGATCCACACCCTGGTCGGGGCCGGTGGCGGCGAGGGTGCGATGGATGCGGCAAATATCCTCAAGCCGGCGCTCTCACGCGGAGAACTGCATGTCATCGGCGCAACAACCTTAAAGGAATACCAGAAGTATTTCGAGAAGGACAAGGCGCTTGAGCGACGATTCCAGCCGGTGATGGTCAACGAACCGGATATGCAGGACGCCATCTCCATCCTCCGGGGCATCAAGGAGAAGTACGAAACCCACCACCATGTGCGGATCAAGGACGAGGCGATTATCGCCGCCGTTGAACTGTCGCAGCGGTACATCTCCGACCGGTTCCTCCCCGACAAGGCGATCGACTTAATCGACGAGGCTGCATCAAAACTCCGGCTGGAAATTAACTCAAAACCGGAAGAACTCGAAAAAATTGAACGGAAGATCCACCAGCTGGAGATTGAACGGGAAGCGATCAAACGCGAGAAAGACCAGCAGAAGCTCAAGGCCTTAAATGAAGAGATCGGGAACCTGACCGAGGAACGCAACCGGCTGAATGCAAAGTGGCGGTCGGAAAAAGAGCTTGTCGAGCAGATCCAGTCACGGAAGACCGAGATCGAGGACTTAAAGTTCGAGGCCGAACGTGCCGAAAGGAACGGCGACCTCGGGAAAGTTGCCGAGATCCGTTATGGCCGTATCCCGGATAATGAAAAAAGCATGGTGGCGTTAAAGGAAAAACTCACCGTGCTGCAGAAGGATTCCGCGCTCGTGAACGAAGAGGTGGATGCCGAAGAGATCGCCGAAGTTGTTTCGCGCTGGACCGGGATTCCCGTAAGCAGGATGCTCCAGAGCGAAAGGGAAAAACTGCTCAGCCTCGAAGCCGAACTCCACAAGCGTGTTGTCGGCCAGGATGAGGCCATCGCGGCAGTATCCAATGCGATCCGCCGGAGCCGTGCCGGGCTGCAGGACACAAAACGCCCGATTGGCTCGTTTATCTTCCTTGGCACAACCGGTGTAGGAAAGACGGAACTCGCCAAAGCGCTCGCAGAATTCCTGTTCAACAACGAGAACAGCATGGTGCGGATCGATATGTCGGAGTACCAGGAACGGCATACCGTGTCAAGACTGATCGGCGCACCGCCGGGCTACGTTGGCTATGAAGAGAGCGGGCAGCTGACCGAAGCGGTCCGGAGAAAGCCCTACTCAGTGGTACTGCTGGACGAGATAGAAAAAGCCCACCCGGATGTCTTTAACATCCTCCTGCAGGTCCTTGACGACGGCCGCCTGACCGATAACAAGGGCCGCACGGTGGATTTCAAGAACACCATCATCATCATGACCTCGAACATCGGGTCGCACCTCATCCAGGAGAACATGGAAAAAGCCACCGAGAAGGACAGGGACGAGCTCTTTGAGCGCACGCGGGAACAGGTCTTTGACCTGCTCAAGAAGACCATCCGTCCTGAATTCCTCAACCGGATCGACGAGATCATTATGTTCAAACCGCTCACGGAGGATGAGATCCGGACGGTTGTTGAGATCCAGCTGGAGGGCGTTCAGAAGATGCTTGAAAAGAGCGATGTCCGGCTCACGGCCACAAAGAAAGCCATCCGGTTTATCGCCGCCCTGGGCTTTGACCCGCAGTTCGGAGCACGGCCCATCAAACGCGTGATCCAGAAAAACCTGCTCAATGAATTGTCAAAGATGATCCTCGAAGGAAAAGTGCAGAAGGACAAGGAGATCGTGGTTGATGAGAAAGGAGGAAAACTGGTGTTCGGGAATGCCTGA
- a CDS encoding nucleotide exchange factor GrpE, translated as MEDIEELKKELAEQTRLAEERLNQLQYLQADFDNFRRWSAKEKETITALANEKLIHDLLVILDDFELALPSLEQEKNREGMTMIYKKFAKILSDYGLQPIECVGKKFDPHYHEVLCTEKCPQEQNTILEDFGKGYQLKSKVIRPSKVKIAEHVTEKVGENNG; from the coding sequence ATGGAAGATATTGAAGAGCTCAAAAAGGAACTCGCAGAACAGACCCGGCTTGCTGAGGAACGCCTCAATCAGCTGCAATACCTCCAGGCAGATTTCGACAATTTCCGCAGGTGGAGTGCAAAGGAAAAGGAGACGATCACCGCCCTTGCAAACGAGAAACTGATCCACGATCTCCTGGTTATCCTCGACGATTTCGAGCTGGCCCTGCCTTCCTTAGAGCAGGAGAAAAACCGGGAAGGAATGACCATGATCTATAAAAAATTTGCAAAAATCCTGTCCGACTATGGATTGCAACCGATAGAATGCGTGGGAAAAAAATTCGATCCCCATTACCACGAAGTACTTTGTACAGAAAAATGCCCGCAGGAGCAGAACACGATCCTTGAAGACTTCGGGAAAGGCTACCAGTTGAAATCCAAAGTCATCAGGCCCTCGAAAGTAAAGATTGCAGAACATGTAACAGAGAAAGTTGGTGAGAACAATGGCTAA
- the dnaK gene encoding molecular chaperone DnaK → MAKEKIIGIDLGTSNSEAAVMVGGKPTIVPSAEGATVAGKMFPSYVAFTPDGQLLVGEPARRQAVSNPEGTVTAAKRKMGTNHVYKIYGKEYTPQQISAFILQKIKRDAEAFLGEKITKAVITVPAYFNDNQRTATKDAGKIAGLDVVRLVNEPTAASMAYGLDKGGEFKILVFDLGGGTLDVTIMEFGGGTFTVLATSGDTQLGGTDMDNAIFEWIADEFKKQEGIDLRADKMAVNRVREAAEKAKIELSTVMETEINLPYVSATQTGPKHLNIKLSRSKLEQLIDPIIRRCIKPFEQALKDAKLTKDDVQKVILVGGPTRMPVVQKFIEDHVGKKMERGIDPMECVAMGAAIQGGILGGEINDMVLLDVTPLTLGLETLGGVRTALIDRNTTIPTKKSQIFSTAADMQTEVTIHVLQGERPMAADNVSLGQFNLVGLPPAPRGVPQVEVTFDIDASGILNVSAKDLGTGKVQKMTITASTKLGETDVRKMVDEAKQFEEQDRQRKEEVEARNIADSLVYTAEKTKTDLADKLNPDMVERLNAAITGVKAALEGKDTASVKTETEKLQKVLSEAGSAAYQAAARQQAEQQGASQNTQQPSQDAGGSGNAGGPGGENVVDADFKVKDEK, encoded by the coding sequence ATGGCTAAAGAAAAAATCATCGGAATTGACCTTGGTACCTCAAACAGCGAAGCTGCCGTCATGGTCGGCGGTAAACCGACTATTGTCCCGTCCGCAGAGGGGGCTACAGTTGCCGGGAAAATGTTTCCCTCCTATGTGGCCTTTACCCCGGATGGCCAGCTTCTCGTAGGGGAACCGGCACGGCGGCAGGCCGTAAGCAACCCCGAGGGTACCGTTACCGCAGCAAAGAGAAAGATGGGGACAAACCACGTCTATAAGATCTACGGGAAGGAGTACACCCCCCAGCAGATCTCGGCGTTCATCCTCCAGAAGATCAAACGCGATGCCGAAGCGTTCCTGGGAGAGAAGATCACAAAGGCCGTCATCACTGTCCCTGCCTACTTCAACGACAACCAGCGGACCGCAACAAAGGATGCCGGAAAGATCGCCGGCCTCGACGTAGTCAGGCTGGTGAACGAACCCACCGCAGCATCCATGGCATACGGCCTTGATAAGGGTGGCGAGTTCAAGATCCTGGTCTTTGATCTCGGCGGCGGCACGCTCGATGTCACCATTATGGAGTTCGGCGGCGGCACGTTTACCGTTCTTGCAACCTCCGGGGACACCCAGCTGGGCGGCACGGACATGGACAATGCCATCTTCGAATGGATCGCAGATGAGTTCAAAAAACAGGAAGGCATCGATCTCAGGGCAGATAAGATGGCAGTCAACCGGGTCAGGGAGGCTGCCGAAAAGGCCAAGATTGAACTTTCCACCGTTATGGAAACGGAGATCAACCTTCCCTATGTATCGGCGACCCAGACCGGCCCCAAGCACCTCAACATCAAGCTCTCGCGGTCAAAACTCGAACAGCTGATCGACCCGATCATAAGAAGGTGCATCAAACCCTTCGAGCAGGCCCTCAAAGATGCAAAACTCACAAAAGACGATGTCCAGAAAGTGATCCTTGTCGGGGGACCGACCCGGATGCCGGTTGTCCAGAAATTTATCGAGGACCATGTAGGGAAAAAGATGGAACGCGGTATTGACCCGATGGAGTGCGTGGCCATGGGTGCCGCGATCCAGGGCGGGATCCTTGGCGGCGAGATCAATGACATGGTGCTGCTCGATGTAACTCCCCTGACACTCGGCCTTGAGACCCTCGGCGGGGTCCGGACTGCGCTCATCGACCGGAATACCACGATCCCGACAAAGAAGAGCCAGATATTCTCGACTGCGGCGGATATGCAGACCGAGGTCACGATCCATGTGCTCCAGGGCGAGCGACCCATGGCAGCCGATAACGTGAGCCTGGGCCAGTTCAACCTTGTCGGCCTTCCCCCGGCGCCCCGGGGTGTCCCACAGGTCGAGGTCACCTTCGATATCGATGCATCGGGTATCCTCAATGTCTCTGCAAAGGATCTCGGCACCGGGAAAGTGCAGAAGATGACCATCACGGCTTCCACAAAACTGGGAGAAACGGATGTCAGGAAGATGGTTGACGAGGCAAAACAGTTTGAAGAGCAGGACCGGCAGAGAAAGGAAGAGGTCGAGGCCAGGAACATCGCGGATTCCCTTGTCTACACGGCAGAGAAAACAAAAACCGATCTGGCGGATAAACTCAACCCGGATATGGTCGAACGGCTGAATGCTGCGATCACCGGGGTCAAAGCGGCACTGGAGGGTAAGGATACTGCAAGTGTTAAGACCGAAACAGAAAAACTCCAGAAAGTCTTAAGCGAGGCAGGTTCCGCTGCATACCAAGCGGCAGCCCGGCAGCAGGCGGAACAGCAGGGTGCTTCACAGAACACACAGCAGCCTTCGCAGGATGCCGGCGGTTCGGGCAATGCCGGTGGCCCCGGCGGCGAGAACGTTGTTGACGCCGACTTCAAAGTAAAGGATGAAAAATAA
- the dnaJ gene encoding molecular chaperone DnaJ: MATRDYYEILGVKRDASADDLKKAFRHLARKYHPDLNKGSKEAEEKFKEINEAYQVLGDPAKKAQYDQGGNVEFAPGETAGYRPPSYDDLFRDYGLGDIFNAFSGGPRGMRQRGGADLRYDIEISIADAFSGTKNTVAVPHDYECGTCHGTGAEPGHVKDCPTCHGTGEIRNPRKVGNRTMMSIAQCPDCGGTGKIIDKPCSTCKGSGTVQKMRRIEVTIPRGVEDGQFLRIAGEGEPGENQGPPGDLYVVVHVKKDEIFERHGADLQTTAAVGLATALLGGEITVPTITGSASLKIPRGTQSHTLFRLRGQGMPSLSSGNRGDLLVRVIVKIPANLTKKQEELMKEAFVGGPAG, encoded by the coding sequence ATGGCAACACGCGACTATTATGAGATCCTTGGCGTAAAACGGGATGCCTCAGCGGATGATCTCAAAAAAGCATTCAGGCACCTTGCACGAAAGTATCACCCGGACCTGAACAAGGGCAGTAAAGAAGCGGAAGAAAAATTCAAGGAGATCAATGAGGCATACCAGGTGCTCGGCGACCCCGCAAAGAAAGCCCAGTACGACCAGGGAGGCAATGTCGAGTTTGCCCCAGGAGAAACGGCGGGATACCGTCCGCCCAGTTACGACGACCTGTTCCGGGACTATGGCCTTGGGGATATTTTCAACGCGTTCTCGGGGGGACCCCGGGGGATGCGGCAGCGGGGCGGGGCGGATCTCCGCTATGATATCGAGATATCCATCGCCGATGCTTTCAGCGGGACGAAGAATACCGTTGCCGTACCGCATGATTACGAATGCGGCACCTGCCATGGAACGGGTGCAGAACCCGGTCACGTGAAGGACTGTCCAACCTGCCATGGGACGGGTGAGATCCGGAACCCGCGGAAAGTAGGTAACCGCACGATGATGAGCATCGCCCAGTGCCCGGACTGTGGCGGAACCGGCAAAATCATTGACAAGCCGTGCAGTACCTGCAAAGGTTCGGGAACTGTGCAGAAGATGCGGCGGATCGAAGTGACGATCCCGCGGGGCGTTGAGGACGGGCAGTTTTTGCGCATTGCCGGGGAAGGAGAACCCGGGGAGAACCAGGGCCCTCCCGGCGATCTCTATGTTGTGGTTCACGTAAAGAAGGATGAGATCTTCGAACGGCACGGTGCCGACCTGCAGACCACAGCAGCGGTCGGCCTTGCCACCGCGCTCCTGGGAGGAGAGATCACGGTACCGACGATTACCGGGAGTGCGTCCTTAAAAATTCCCCGCGGTACGCAGAGCCATACCCTTTTCCGGCTCCGGGGCCAGGGGATGCCGTCCCTCAGTTCCGGGAACCGCGGGGATCTCCTTGTCAGGGTGATCGTGAAAATCCCGGCAAACCTGACAAAAAAGCAGGAGGAACTGATGAAGGAAGCGTTCGTGGGTGGGCCTGCAGGGTGA
- a CDS encoding Hsp20/alpha crystallin family protein has product MVTWYYRSVFDELEDMRSYLEALNRQIYGTTPAALLPAASGGSAIKMLPVQPTTLPTDVFENDNEVVIATRVIAGITKKDIALDLINPHTLEISCEQTDETTKENEGYYQRKHSIRSMTRIVPLPEPVTDEGSSATFKDGVLEVHLKKITKGSRGKIPVD; this is encoded by the coding sequence ATGGTAACATGGTATTACCGCTCTGTCTTTGACGAACTTGAGGACATGAGGAGCTACCTTGAGGCGCTGAACCGGCAGATATACGGGACCACCCCTGCGGCGTTATTGCCCGCTGCCTCCGGCGGGTCGGCAATAAAAATGCTGCCGGTGCAACCGACAACTCTCCCGACAGATGTTTTTGAGAACGATAATGAAGTGGTGATCGCCACGAGGGTGATCGCCGGTATCACGAAAAAAGATATTGCACTTGACCTGATCAATCCTCACACGCTGGAAATTTCCTGTGAACAAACGGATGAGACCACAAAGGAGAACGAGGGATATTATCAGCGTAAGCATTCGATCAGATCGATGACACGGATCGTCCCCCTCCCGGAACCGGTGACTGATGAGGGATCGTCTGCAACGTTTAAGGACGGCGTGCTGGAAGTCCATCTCAAAAAGATCACGAAAGGATCACGGGGAAAAATACCCGTGGATTGA
- a CDS encoding response regulator, translated as MQSEIQNKISTENLAMLREVIKSDCARQGRFVFDVIKKGEQIDRLALILIADLRDLGGIEHDGVPAIHLLTRACDKSIRPVLIEKAGKHLLSSVFDRDGMPVFFTILGLGNLTIYDINAIEKVFSKDDLRQVMVQKKTGRNGLEAFTEISTQMREKLALQRKRLTTSCHKANATYKGAVGPPKNIPVPDENGKDMQAGEETGSPAEPGNDNKSTICQQDASSMSDAGDTPNKNKKILIVDDNEIIRLLLLQRLNDLGYENCVQAKSGDEAVKLAEAARPYLIFMDIKMPGKLDGVAAAHKIKASLDTRIIFVTGSSDEDTLDRAKDVHPEGYILKPFDETKLRVALQLLR; from the coding sequence ATGCAGAGCGAGATCCAGAATAAGATTAGCACAGAGAACCTCGCGATGCTCCGTGAAGTTATTAAATCAGACTGTGCACGGCAAGGCAGGTTCGTTTTTGATGTGATAAAAAAAGGCGAGCAAATCGACCGGTTGGCACTCATCCTGATTGCAGACCTACGGGACCTGGGGGGAATTGAACATGATGGAGTACCTGCGATCCACCTTCTCACCAGGGCATGCGATAAAAGTATACGTCCTGTCCTTATCGAGAAGGCAGGAAAACACCTGCTCTCCAGTGTGTTTGACCGCGACGGGATGCCCGTCTTCTTTACCATTCTAGGTTTGGGCAATCTCACCATATATGATATTAACGCTATAGAGAAGGTCTTCTCAAAGGATGATCTCCGCCAGGTCATGGTCCAAAAAAAGACGGGAAGAAACGGTCTCGAAGCATTCACCGAGATCTCGACACAAATGCGGGAGAAACTGGCTCTCCAACGCAAAAGGCTTACCACCAGTTGTCACAAAGCAAATGCAACCTATAAGGGTGCTGTCGGGCCTCCGAAAAATATCCCTGTCCCGGATGAGAATGGTAAGGATATGCAGGCAGGCGAGGAAACCGGGAGCCCGGCAGAACCGGGCAACGACAACAAATCCACTATCTGTCAGCAAGACGCGTCATCAATGAGCGACGCCGGGGATACCCCGAATAAAAACAAAAAAATTCTCATTGTTGATGATAATGAGATCATCCGGCTCCTGCTCTTACAGCGTCTCAACGATCTCGGGTATGAAAACTGTGTCCAGGCAAAATCCGGCGATGAAGCTGTGAAGCTTGCCGAGGCAGCCAGACCCTATCTTATATTCATGGACATTAAGATGCCCGGAAAACTGGACGGGGTTGCAGCGGCACACAAAATCAAGGCAAGTCTGGATACACGGATTATTTTTGTCACGGGCAGCTCTGATGAGGATACCCTTGATCGTGCGAAGGATGTTCATCCGGAGGGATATATCCTCAAACCTTTTGACGAGACAAAACTTCGTGTCGCGTTACAATTATTGAGGTGA
- a CDS encoding class 1 fructose-bisphosphatase, which produces MILREFLDKEGTEKNLAELILFLSGQAREVKKGFLSTCMNTGACGTQNMFGEDQKPLDKYADDVFIHALQKSRLVRYIATEEQDHVIEVSGAKNQFGVVIDPLDGSSLLDVNLCVGSIIGIYPGHVLEKGTKMIAALYMLYGPLTLLTFTTKHGVHEFVQCETGEFVLRHENLKIPEGKIQSPGALRRDYLTAHAQWISCLENEGYKLRFSGCFVADVHQILHKGGVFSYPGYKGKESGKLRLLYEANPMGMIVCEAGGAASNGHTDYREIVPSAIGQVTPLYIGGKKEIAKIESCMREG; this is translated from the coding sequence ATGATCCTCAGGGAATTTCTTGACAAAGAGGGAACAGAGAAGAACCTCGCAGAGCTCATACTCTTTTTAAGCGGACAGGCACGCGAGGTCAAAAAAGGATTTCTTTCCACCTGCATGAACACCGGGGCCTGCGGTACCCAAAACATGTTCGGGGAGGACCAGAAGCCCCTGGACAAGTACGCTGATGATGTATTCATCCACGCGCTCCAGAAATCGCGTCTTGTCCGGTATATTGCGACCGAAGAACAGGACCACGTAATCGAAGTGAGCGGCGCAAAGAACCAGTTCGGCGTTGTTATCGATCCCCTTGACGGGTCCTCGCTTCTCGATGTCAACCTCTGCGTAGGCTCCATCATCGGCATCTACCCGGGCCATGTCCTTGAGAAGGGGACAAAAATGATCGCCGCCCTCTATATGCTCTACGGTCCCCTGACGCTGCTCACATTTACCACAAAACATGGTGTCCACGAGTTTGTCCAGTGCGAAACCGGCGAGTTTGTGCTCCGGCACGAAAACCTGAAGATCCCCGAAGGAAAGATCCAGTCCCCCGGCGCCCTGCGCAGGGACTACCTCACTGCCCATGCACAATGGATCTCATGCCTGGAAAACGAGGGATACAAACTCCGCTTCTCCGGCTGCTTTGTGGCTGATGTCCACCAGATCCTCCACAAGGGAGGAGTATTCTCTTATCCCGGCTACAAGGGAAAAGAGTCCGGCAAGCTCCGCCTCCTGTACGAGGCAAACCCCATGGGCATGATCGTTTGCGAAGCCGGCGGTGCGGCAAGCAACGGGCATACGGATTACCGGGAGATTGTCCCTTCCGCCATCGGCCAGGTCACGCCTCTCTACATCGGCGGCAAAAAAGAGATCGCAAAGATTGAATCCTGTATGAGAGAAGGATAA
- a CDS encoding class II fructose-bisphosphate aldolase, which yields MSKHRYDPIPGSTILSGVTGKKAIVMAANVRIATVAEGIFKAAKDTDSAVFMELARSESDLKGGYTGMTPQIFGDKMRAAAAATGCDIWALHADHISIKKGDAAEIAGTKELIDAQVKAGYTSFAIDASHLFNFAGKNVREELAENIAATTDIARYIKQQMKGKEFGLEVEVGEIGRKDTEGLILTRPEEAVGFIKALNENDVFPHVIAIANGSSHGHAYDANGNVVEQLSIDINRTKEIAQALRDNHLKVGIAQHGITGTPRDLINLHFPKGDIIKGNVGTFWQDVAFGVLKIYEPDLYKSIVDWTLEKYRPQNPGKKDRQVFDGNCKMAIKEFYKEIYAVDDTTNKAMQAMAYAESLVFFRAFGAYGTASAIRKSLH from the coding sequence ATGAGCAAACACCGTTACGATCCGATCCCCGGATCAACGATCCTTTCCGGGGTAACAGGAAAGAAAGCCATTGTCATGGCGGCAAATGTCCGCATCGCCACCGTTGCCGAGGGGATTTTTAAGGCGGCAAAAGATACCGACTCCGCGGTTTTCATGGAACTGGCCCGGTCCGAATCCGACCTTAAAGGCGGATACACCGGCATGACCCCGCAGATCTTTGGTGATAAGATGCGGGCAGCGGCTGCAGCAACAGGCTGCGACATCTGGGCGCTGCACGCGGACCATATCTCTATCAAGAAGGGCGATGCCGCAGAGATCGCCGGGACAAAAGAACTGATCGATGCACAGGTAAAGGCAGGCTACACCTCCTTTGCCATCGATGCCTCGCATCTCTTCAACTTCGCGGGAAAGAATGTCCGCGAGGAACTGGCCGAAAATATTGCGGCCACCACGGATATCGCCCGCTACATCAAACAGCAGATGAAGGGAAAGGAGTTCGGCCTTGAGGTGGAGGTAGGCGAGATCGGGAGAAAGGACACCGAGGGCCTGATCCTGACCCGGCCCGAGGAAGCCGTAGGGTTCATCAAGGCACTTAACGAGAACGATGTGTTCCCCCATGTGATCGCAATTGCAAACGGCAGCTCCCACGGCCATGCCTACGATGCGAACGGGAACGTGGTTGAGCAGCTCTCGATCGATATCAACCGCACAAAAGAGATCGCACAGGCGCTCCGCGATAACCACCTCAAGGTCGGGATCGCCCAGCACGGGATCACCGGCACTCCCCGGGACCTCATCAACCTGCACTTCCCCAAGGGAGATATCATCAAGGGCAATGTGGGGACCTTCTGGCAGGACGTGGCATTCGGGGTCCTGAAGATCTACGAGCCCGATCTCTACAAGAGCATCGTAGACTGGACGCTGGAAAAGTACCGCCCTCAGAACCCGGGCAAGAAAGACCGGCAGGTCTTTGACGGCAACTGCAAGATGGCGATAAAAGAGTTCTATAAAGAGATCTACGCGGTCGATGACACCACAAACAAGGCCATGCAGGCAATGGCCTATGCAGAAAGCCTGGTCTTCTTTAGGGCGTTTGGCGCGTACGGCACCGCGTCGGCCATCAGGAAATCCCTGCACTGA
- the fbp gene encoding fructose-1,6-bisphosphate aldolase/phosphatase, which yields MPKTTISVIKADVGSFPGHSRAHPKLLETAAQMLRAERGKLLLDSFVTHCGDDLELVMTHSHGANSEAVHRLAWNVFAECTKVAKRFKLHGAGQDLLAEAFTGDIRELGPGVAEMEFEERESDPVLIFMADKTGPGAWNFYLYKIFADPFNTPGLVLDPALSGGFVFEVHDTVAKRMITFSCPEESYSLLAYIGSSSRYVIKYVFKRDGTIVASTSTQRLNLTAGKYVGKDDPVMIVRAESGFPSMGEVLEPFTVPVLVAGWMRGSHNGPLLPVGLCDANCTRFDGPPRVVCFGFQVANGALVGPADIFDDPAFDRVRARCNELADTIRAQGPFEPHRLSAGEMEYTTLPAVEKELENRWKLLKE from the coding sequence ATGCCAAAGACCACCATCTCCGTTATTAAGGCAGATGTAGGAAGTTTCCCCGGCCATTCCCGCGCCCATCCCAAGCTGCTTGAAACCGCGGCGCAGATGCTCAGGGCCGAGAGGGGAAAACTCCTCCTTGATTCCTTTGTCACCCACTGCGGCGATGATCTCGAACTGGTCATGACCCATTCCCATGGGGCCAACAGCGAGGCCGTTCACCGCCTTGCGTGGAATGTTTTTGCCGAATGCACAAAAGTTGCAAAGAGATTCAAGCTGCACGGTGCCGGCCAGGACCTCCTTGCCGAAGCCTTCACGGGCGATATCCGGGAACTCGGCCCGGGCGTGGCCGAGATGGAATTCGAGGAACGGGAGTCCGATCCCGTCCTTATCTTCATGGCGGACAAGACAGGGCCCGGGGCATGGAATTTTTACCTGTACAAGATCTTTGCCGATCCCTTCAACACCCCCGGGCTTGTCCTCGACCCGGCGCTCTCCGGGGGATTTGTCTTCGAGGTGCATGACACCGTGGCAAAACGGATGATCACGTTCTCCTGCCCCGAGGAAAGTTACAGCCTGCTTGCCTATATCGGGTCATCATCGCGGTACGTGATCAAGTATGTGTTTAAACGGGATGGGACGATTGTGGCTTCCACGAGCACCCAGCGCCTCAACCTTACCGCAGGAAAATACGTGGGAAAAGATGATCCCGTTATGATCGTCCGGGCAGAGAGCGGTTTTCCCTCTATGGGCGAGGTGCTTGAACCCTTCACGGTCCCGGTGCTTGTGGCCGGCTGGATGCGCGGCTCCCACAATGGCCCGCTCCTGCCGGTCGGACTCTGCGATGCCAACTGCACCCGGTTTGACGGCCCTCCCCGGGTTGTCTGCTTCGGGTTCCAGGTGGCAAACGGGGCCCTTGTCGGCCCGGCTGACATATTCGATGACCCCGCGTTTGACCGGGTAAGGGCACGGTGCAACGAACTCGCCGATACGATCCGGGCGCAGGGGCCCTTTGAACCCCACCGCCTTTCTGCCGGGGAGATGGAGTACACCACGCTTCCCGCAGTTGAAAAGGAGCTGGAAAACCGCTGGAAACTGCTCAAAGAATAA